Proteins encoded by one window of Vitis riparia cultivar Riparia Gloire de Montpellier isolate 1030 chromosome 11, EGFV_Vit.rip_1.0, whole genome shotgun sequence:
- the LOC117925384 gene encoding trafficking protein particle complex subunit 5 has protein sequence MIGVGKIKQYSNVLDKPLSKGKQEVSLSAFAFLFSELVQYNQAQVDNIAELERRLEDAGYAVGARVLELLCHRDKGNRRETRLLGILSFVHSTVWKVLFGKVADSLEKGTEHEDEYMISEKELLVNRFISIPKDMGTFNCGAFVAGIVRGVLDSAGFPAVVTAHFVPMEGQQRPRTTILIKFAEEVLRREARLG, from the exons ATGATCGGAGTAGGGAAGATCAAGCAGTATTCTAACGTACTCGATAAGCCCCTCAGCAAGGGCAAACAAGAG GTGAGTTTGAGTGCATTTGCCTTCTTGTTTTCGGAGCTTGTCCAGTACAATCAAGCACAGGTTGATAACATTGCTGAATTGGAAAGAAG ACTGGAGGATGCAGGCTATGCTGTTGGGGCCCGAGTTCTAGAACTCCTTTGCCATAGGGATAAG GGAAACAGAAGGGAGACACGACTATTGGGTATTCTTTCTTTTGTACACAGTACAGTATGGAAGGTGTTATTTGGGAAG GTAGCTGACTCACTTGAGAAAGGTACTGAGCACGAAGATGAATACATGATCAGTGAGAAAGAGCTCCTGGTTAATAG ATTTATCTCAATACCGAAAGACATGGGAACATTCAACTGTGGTGCATTTGTTGCTGGCATTGTAAGG gGTGTTTTGGATAGTGCAGGTTTTCCAGCTGTAGTAACAGCTCACTTTGTACCTATGGAGGGTCAACAACGACCTCGGACGactattttgataaaatttgctGAAGAG GTACTGAGAAGAGAAGCAAGATTGGGTTGA
- the LOC117925750 gene encoding probable CCR4-associated factor 1 homolog 7 has product MSDVLVNDTFHIRDVWDDNLEDEIRLIRGLLDDYPYIAMDTEFPGVVLRSVGNFKNNNEYNFQTLKTNVDLLKLIQLGLTFSDEHGNFPTCGTERYCVWQFNFREFNLNEDVFAHDSIELLKQSGIDFKKNNEKGVDARRFSELLMSSGIVLNDSVHWVTFHSGYDFGYLLKLLTSQNLPETQAGFFELIRIYFPILYDIKHLMKFCNSLHGGLNKLAELLGVERIGSCHQAGSDSLLTCCTFMKLKKDFFNGSPEKYAGVLYGLGVESG; this is encoded by the coding sequence ATGTCGGATGTGCTCGTGAATGATACATTTCATATCAGGGACGTTTGGGATGATAATCTTGAAGATGAGATTCGATTGATTCGTGGACTTTTAGATGATTACCCTTACATAGCTATGGATACCGAGTTTCCCGGTGTTGTACTTCGTTCAGTAGGGAATTTCAAGAACAACAATGAGTATAATTTTCAGACCCTGAAGACCAACGTTGatcttttgaagttgattcaattgGGTCTTACATTTTCTGATGAACATGGAAATTTTCCCACCTGTGGAACTGAAAGGTATTGCGTTTGGCAATTTAATTTCCGGGAGTTTAACCTCAACGAGGATGTGTTTGCTCATGACTCCATCGAACTGTTAAAGCAGAGTGGTATCGATTTTAAGAAGAACAATGAAAAAGGTGTGGATGCACGTCGGTTTAGTGAATTGCTAATGTCTTCAGGAATCGTATTGAATGATAGTGTGCATTGGGTTACATTTCATAGTGGGTATGATTTTGGCTACTTGCTGAAGCTACTTACTTCCCAGAATCTGCCCGAGACACAGGCCGGTTTCTTTGAGCTGATCAGAATATACTTCCCTATACTTTATGATATCAAGCATCTCATGAAGTTTTGTAATAGCCTTCATGGTGGGTTGAACAAGCTCGCAGAACTGTTGGGTGTTGAGAGAATTGGTTCTTGTCATCAAGCTGGTTCGGATAGTTTGCTCACATGTTGTAcattcatgaaattgaaaaaagattTCTTTAATGGGTCTCCTGAGAAATATGCTGGTGTGTTGTATGGTCTTGGTGTTGAGAGTGGATGA